One genomic window of Medicago truncatula cultivar Jemalong A17 chromosome 1, MtrunA17r5.0-ANR, whole genome shotgun sequence includes the following:
- the LOC120575833 gene encoding fasciclin-like arabinogalactan protein 3: MGFKSLSFLCLALFLTVSSSIHAFDIQKLLDRTPEFSTFNKYLNETKLVGQINRRNTITVFALDNGAMSSVSDKMPEAIRAIMATHVLLDYYDPTKLIGAMHKREPLTTLYQSSGIAVDQQGYLKVNRTSDGDLAIGSAVSGAPIDVKLVKVVFAQPYNITIIQVAKPIMFPGLETQTLGAPSNGSAPAAETNVDVSSVFKAPPAKAKNASAPSAAEEPITEVSDSPSPSDEPSESPVEAPAKSPSLAPGPGGDEAAADAAPTSSSSRIVVGFVGAVMCFSSLLVVM; this comes from the coding sequence ATGGGTTTCAAAAGCTTGTCTTTTCTTTGCTTGGCTCTCTTCCTTACAGTTTCTTCTTCCATTCATGCATTTGACATCCAAAAATTGCTAGATAGAACCCCTGAGTTTTCCACCTTCAACAAATACCTCAACGAAACCAAGCTTGTTGGCCAAATCAACCGTCGTAATACCATCACCGTCTTCGCCCTTGATAACGGCGCCATGTCTTCTGTATCCGACAAAATGCCAGAAGCTATCAGGGCTATCATGGCCACCCACGTGCTCCTCGACTATTACGATCCAACAAAGCTCATTGGAGCTATGCATAAGCGCGAACCCTTGACCACCCTTTACCAATCCTCAGGCATCGCCGTGGACCAACAAGGGTACCTTAAGGTTAATCGCACTAGTGACGGTGATTTGGCCATTGGATCTGCTGTGAGTGGTGCTCCAATCGACGTTAAGCTAGTGAAAGTTGTTTTCGCCCAGCCCTACAACATCACCATAATCCAAGTCGCGAAACCTATCATGTTCCCTGGACTTGAAACACAAACCTTGGGTGCACCATCTAATGGAAGCGCTCCAGCAGCCGAAACGAATGTAGATGTTTCTTCGGTTTTTAAAGCACCGCCGGCAAAGGCAAAGAATGCAAGCGCTCCTTCGGCTGCTGAAGAGCCCATCACAGAAGTTTCAGATTCTCCTTCACCTTCTGATGAGCCCAGCGAATCTCCCGTTGAAGCCCCTGCAAAAAGCCCATCTTTGGCTCCTGGTCCAGGTGGTGATGAGGCTGCTGCCGATGCTGCACCTACTAGCAGCTCTTCAAGGATTGTTGTAGGTTTTGTTGGAGCTGTGATGTGcttctcttctctcttggtcGTTATGTAA